In Gimesia benthica, a single window of DNA contains:
- the moaA gene encoding GTP 3',8-cyclase MoaA — MELQNQLIDSFGRAHNNLRISVTDRCNIRCFYCMPSEDVQFVHRSKILSFEEIVRFVRLVAPLGVNKIRLTGGEPLVRKNIPELVKMIADIPGIQDIGITTNGILLPQYAQALFDAGLRRINISLDALNAQKFQEITRRDDYEKVREGIRAAHAAGFDPVKINAVSIRNLTENEIVPFGQLARETGAEIRFIEFMPLDADNKWERDKVLFAQEISDILTQGIMPLVPVEQTDKSAPASDFVFEDGVGRIGFIASISNPFCMSCNRFRLTADGKLRNCLFSLDETDIRKLFRTDAPDTEVIDAVKNSIAAKKEGHEINTARFIQPDRPMYSIGG; from the coding sequence ATGGAACTGCAGAATCAGCTCATCGATTCATTCGGACGGGCGCATAACAACCTGAGAATCAGCGTCACCGATCGCTGTAATATCCGCTGCTTTTACTGCATGCCTTCGGAAGATGTCCAGTTCGTCCACCGCAGCAAGATCCTCTCCTTTGAAGAGATTGTACGATTCGTGCGACTGGTGGCCCCGCTCGGAGTCAATAAAATCCGCCTGACCGGGGGAGAGCCTCTGGTTCGCAAAAACATTCCGGAGCTGGTCAAGATGATCGCCGACATCCCCGGCATTCAGGATATCGGGATCACCACTAACGGAATTCTGTTGCCTCAATACGCCCAAGCTCTGTTCGATGCCGGACTCAGGCGAATTAATATCAGTCTGGATGCATTGAACGCACAGAAATTCCAGGAGATCACCCGACGGGACGATTACGAGAAAGTGCGGGAAGGAATTCGTGCTGCTCACGCGGCTGGATTTGATCCCGTTAAAATCAATGCCGTCTCAATCCGCAATCTGACTGAAAATGAGATAGTTCCTTTTGGGCAGCTGGCCCGGGAAACCGGGGCGGAAATCCGCTTTATCGAATTCATGCCCCTCGATGCCGACAACAAATGGGAACGCGACAAGGTTCTGTTCGCACAGGAGATCAGCGACATTCTCACGCAAGGGATCATGCCGCTGGTGCCTGTTGAGCAGACCGACAAAAGTGCCCCCGCATCAGACTTTGTGTTTGAAGACGGCGTCGGGCGAATTGGCTTTATTGCCTCGATCAGTAACCCGTTCTGCATGAGTTGCAACCGGTTTCGTCTGACTGCGGACGGCAAGTTAAGAAACTGCCTCTTCAGCCTGGATGAGACCGATATCCGCAAACTCTTCCGTACAGACGCACCCGATACGGAAGTCATCGACGCCGTGAAAAACAGCATCGCTGCCAAAAAAGAGGGGCACGAAATCAATACCGCCCGTTTCATCCAGCCCGATCGTCCCATGTATTCCATCGGAGGCTGA
- a CDS encoding GspE/PulE family protein, with product MAARRLGQIMVDLGYISEDQLWDILEEQKQSPGEVIGQVAIRMGLVTDEQVTQALAEQWGMPVVELSETNIPPKVLELVPETMASIYKIMPVSLKDGVLTVAMADPQNVAALDDLRNFLGYDVRGAVSNLKDVEAAIERHYSEHQDSIEDVIGAIEDELGEETGKNVYNITDTDELVDAAPIRKLLNMVMLLAIKDKASDIHMEPFEDEFKIRVRADGVLYEMVPPPRHLANAIVSRIKIMADLDIAERRLPQDGRIELNVGGNPVDLRVSVLPTLFGEAVVMRVLDRTVVQLDLNKIGMDPNTLTRFREMIHRPNGIVLVTGPTGSGKTTTLYSALNELNVIEEKIITTEDPIEYDIDGLIQVPVNPDIQVTFASVLRAILRHDPDQILIGEIRDYETAEIAVQSALTGHLVFSTLHTNDAPSAITRLRDMGVPTFLITATVEAIQAQRLVRTICKECRTEFEPSDELLMELQLPIEQARQYSFYYGKGCATCNNSGYKGRTGLYELMDVTDEIRDLITEDASVDDIRNVARSQGMTTLREAGLKLIFDGVTTIDEVVRETVMEDIE from the coding sequence ATGGCAGCACGACGCCTTGGTCAAATCATGGTCGATCTGGGATACATTTCAGAAGATCAGTTGTGGGATATTCTGGAAGAACAGAAGCAGAGTCCGGGGGAAGTAATCGGCCAGGTGGCGATCCGCATGGGCCTCGTGACTGACGAGCAGGTCACTCAGGCACTCGCCGAACAGTGGGGTATGCCCGTTGTTGAACTGAGTGAAACAAATATTCCTCCCAAGGTGCTGGAACTGGTTCCGGAAACGATGGCCTCGATTTACAAGATCATGCCCGTTTCCCTGAAAGACGGCGTGTTGACCGTCGCCATGGCTGATCCTCAGAACGTGGCAGCCCTCGATGACCTGCGCAACTTTCTGGGATACGATGTCCGCGGTGCGGTTTCGAACCTGAAAGATGTTGAAGCGGCCATCGAACGGCATTACTCCGAGCATCAGGACAGCATCGAAGACGTCATCGGTGCCATTGAGGATGAACTGGGTGAGGAGACCGGCAAAAACGTCTACAACATCACTGATACGGATGAACTCGTCGATGCAGCTCCGATTCGTAAGCTGCTCAACATGGTCATGCTGCTGGCGATCAAAGATAAAGCTTCCGACATCCACATGGAACCGTTTGAAGATGAATTCAAGATCCGTGTTCGCGCCGACGGTGTGCTGTATGAAATGGTTCCCCCTCCCCGCCACCTGGCGAATGCCATCGTCTCCCGTATCAAAATTATGGCCGACCTCGATATCGCCGAACGGCGTCTGCCGCAGGACGGTCGTATCGAATTGAACGTCGGCGGCAACCCGGTCGACTTGCGTGTCAGTGTGCTGCCTACCCTGTTCGGTGAAGCGGTCGTTATGCGAGTTCTGGACCGGACCGTGGTTCAGCTCGACCTGAATAAAATCGGCATGGATCCCAATACACTCACCCGTTTCCGCGAAATGATTCATCGCCCCAACGGGATCGTACTGGTGACCGGCCCGACGGGGAGTGGGAAAACCACGACCCTTTACTCGGCGTTGAACGAGCTCAACGTCATCGAAGAAAAAATTATTACAACCGAAGACCCGATCGAGTACGACATCGACGGCCTGATTCAGGTCCCGGTGAATCCCGATATCCAGGTGACCTTTGCGTCAGTGCTGCGGGCGATTCTGCGACACGATCCTGACCAGATTCTGATCGGCGAGATTCGTGACTACGAAACCGCCGAAATCGCGGTGCAGAGTGCGTTGACCGGTCACCTTGTATTCAGCACGTTGCACACCAATGATGCACCGTCGGCGATCACCCGACTGCGCGATATGGGGGTTCCGACCTTCTTGATCACCGCAACGGTTGAAGCGATTCAGGCACAACGTCTGGTGCGAACCATCTGTAAAGAGTGCCGGACCGAGTTCGAGCCCAGCGATGAGTTGCTCATGGAACTGCAGCTCCCCATCGAGCAGGCACGACAGTACAGCTTCTACTACGGAAAAGGTTGTGCCACCTGTAATAACTCGGGATACAAAGGCCGTACCGGTCTGTATGAACTCATGGACGTCACCGACGAAATTCGCGACCTGATCACCGAGGATGCGTCGGTCGACGACATTCGAAATGTGGCACGCAGCCAGGGAATGACCACGTTGCGTGAAGCCGGGCTGAAACTGATTTTTGACGGAGTCACCACGATCGATGAGGTCGTACGGGAAACCGTTATGGAAGATATCGAATAA
- a CDS encoding MoaD/ThiS family protein, with protein sequence MTASSIQVRLFARARELAGSDTIRVKAVDNMTVAGLRSAIAEQYPELQPLSGQLFIAIDNAYAGEEQPLTAEQEIACFPPVSGG encoded by the coding sequence ATGACAGCCTCCTCCATTCAGGTCCGTTTATTTGCCCGTGCCCGGGAACTGGCCGGCAGTGATACCATCAGGGTCAAAGCTGTTGATAACATGACGGTAGCCGGATTGCGATCTGCGATTGCAGAACAGTATCCCGAACTGCAGCCCTTGAGCGGTCAACTGTTTATCGCCATCGACAATGCCTATGCAGGCGAAGAACAGCCACTCACCGCAGAACAGGAAATCGCCTGTTTCCCGCCGGTAAGCGGTGGATGA
- a CDS encoding molybdenum cofactor biosynthesis protein MoaE encodes MPDSIAIVEEPIDYTALTEQVRSNACGAVVLFMGTVREMTQDKQTVALDYEAYPEMAYKTMQQLIDEARAKWDVHLIGIEHRVGHLTLGEISVAIAVSSAHRSEAFEAGRFLIDRLKEIVPIWKKENWADGTTEWEHPGITAE; translated from the coding sequence ATGCCCGACTCGATTGCGATTGTAGAAGAACCTATTGACTACACTGCCCTGACCGAACAGGTTCGTTCGAATGCCTGTGGTGCCGTGGTGCTGTTTATGGGGACGGTCCGGGAAATGACCCAGGACAAGCAGACCGTCGCTCTCGATTACGAAGCGTACCCGGAGATGGCGTATAAAACGATGCAGCAGTTGATCGACGAAGCCCGCGCGAAATGGGACGTGCATTTAATCGGCATTGAACATCGCGTCGGTCATCTGACACTAGGGGAAATCAGCGTGGCGATCGCCGTCAGCTCGGCTCATCGCAGTGAAGCGTTCGAGGCGGGGCGGTTCCTGATTGATCGCCTGAAAGAAATCGTTCCTATCTGGAAAAAAGAGAACTGGGCCGACGGGACCACGGAATGGGAGCATCCGGGGATCACGGCAGAATAA
- a CDS encoding aminotransferase class V-fold PLP-dependent enzyme → MNEQQIYLDNAATSYPKPDTVYTAINEYNRHCGAPVGRGTYRKSVEVQSDVDQCRKLAAEVLGASRPEEVSFTFNGTDSLNTVIHGLLRPGDHVITSDVEHNSVLRPLQTLKQRWGLEVTHIPANAESVVDPLAFKQALRKNTRLIILNHASNVTGSIQPIDEVGEIAREAGVLFLVDAAQSVGHLPLNVSAQPIDFLACPGHKGLLGPLGTGLVYIRSDLAEQVESLKQGGTGTSSEEETQPLTQPDKYEAGNHNTPGLVGLKAALEYLQDRGLEDIRRHEQELTGCLLEGFRSLSGFEVPGPQEVADRVGVVSLINQAVEPQVLASILDENFGIQVRAGLHCAPRIHNSIRSAEWGGTIRFSPGPFTTLSQIETTLSAMQELAVSFSV, encoded by the coding sequence ATGAACGAGCAGCAGATCTATCTGGATAACGCGGCGACCAGCTATCCTAAGCCGGATACAGTTTATACCGCCATCAACGAATACAATCGCCACTGCGGTGCACCTGTCGGCCGAGGGACCTACCGAAAATCGGTCGAGGTACAATCCGATGTCGATCAGTGCCGCAAGCTGGCAGCCGAAGTTTTGGGGGCGAGCCGACCTGAAGAAGTAAGCTTCACGTTTAATGGCACCGACAGTCTCAACACAGTGATTCACGGTCTACTCCGCCCGGGCGATCACGTCATTACATCCGATGTTGAGCATAATTCCGTGCTCCGTCCCTTACAGACACTGAAACAGCGCTGGGGACTGGAGGTGACGCATATCCCTGCGAATGCAGAGTCAGTCGTTGATCCGCTCGCTTTTAAACAGGCACTCCGCAAAAATACCCGGCTCATCATCCTGAACCATGCTTCGAATGTCACCGGCAGCATTCAACCCATTGATGAAGTGGGAGAGATCGCTCGTGAGGCGGGGGTACTCTTTCTGGTCGACGCTGCACAGTCTGTCGGTCATCTCCCCCTGAACGTTTCCGCTCAGCCGATCGACTTTCTGGCATGTCCCGGACATAAGGGGCTGCTAGGCCCTTTGGGGACCGGGCTGGTTTATATCCGGTCCGATCTGGCGGAGCAGGTCGAAAGCCTGAAGCAGGGCGGGACAGGGACCAGCAGTGAAGAAGAGACCCAGCCCCTGACTCAACCCGATAAATATGAGGCGGGCAACCACAACACTCCCGGGCTGGTTGGTTTAAAAGCTGCACTGGAATACCTGCAGGACAGAGGCCTTGAGGATATCAGGCGGCACGAACAGGAGTTGACGGGGTGTCTTTTGGAAGGCTTCCGTTCTCTCTCTGGCTTTGAAGTCCCCGGACCGCAGGAGGTAGCAGACCGGGTGGGGGTGGTCAGCCTGATCAATCAGGCGGTGGAGCCACAGGTGCTGGCATCGATTCTTGATGAAAACTTCGGGATTCAGGTTCGAGCCGGTCTGCACTGTGCTCCGCGCATTCATAACTCAATTCGTTCCGCAGAGTGGGGTGGCACGATTCGCTTCAGTCCCGGGCCTTTTACAACACTGTCTCAGATTGAGACAACGCTCTCTGCGATGCAGGAGCTGGCCGTTTCTTTTTCAGTCTGA
- a CDS encoding type IV pilus twitching motility protein PilT has translation MATVQIDKLLETVVKEKVSDLHITTGQPPVVRVGGRMVRLETKSLEPDDTVALMKSITPERNQQELQEVGGTDFGFAFGEKARFRVSVFKQRGQIGMVLRRIPNEFLTFEQLGLPKVIGDLLERPRGLFLVTGPTGSGKTTSLASMINHMNDTMDHHIITMEDPIEYYHQHKKSTINQREIGVDVPTFPEALRRALRQDPDVILVGEMRDLETISAAITAAETGHVVFGTLHTTGAQGTVDRIIDVFPTSQQDQIRTQLSSSIIGILSQALMPKKPKGLVAAYEMLVVTPAIANLIREAKTYRINSSIQTGRKFGMQLLDDALFNLWRDGLCEEKDVVIRSNNPGELKAKIAMAKKGLLEDDDDDDEDDDFED, from the coding sequence ATGGCAACAGTTCAGATTGATAAATTGCTGGAGACTGTCGTTAAAGAAAAGGTGAGTGACCTGCACATCACCACCGGGCAGCCTCCTGTTGTACGCGTCGGGGGCCGGATGGTCCGCCTGGAAACCAAAAGTCTCGAGCCGGACGATACCGTCGCGTTGATGAAGAGTATCACACCCGAACGAAACCAGCAGGAACTGCAGGAAGTCGGGGGGACCGACTTCGGATTCGCGTTTGGAGAAAAAGCGCGGTTTCGTGTGTCCGTCTTCAAGCAGCGCGGCCAAATCGGTATGGTGCTGCGACGAATTCCCAACGAGTTCCTCACGTTCGAACAGCTGGGGCTGCCAAAAGTGATTGGTGACCTGTTGGAACGTCCCCGAGGTCTGTTCCTCGTGACTGGTCCAACCGGGTCGGGAAAGACAACCAGCCTCGCGAGCATGATCAATCACATGAACGATACGATGGATCACCACATCATCACGATGGAAGATCCGATCGAGTACTATCACCAGCATAAAAAATCGACTATTAACCAGCGTGAGATCGGCGTGGACGTGCCGACCTTCCCCGAAGCGCTGCGTCGTGCTCTACGACAGGATCCGGACGTGATTCTCGTGGGGGAAATGCGAGACCTGGAAACCATTTCAGCGGCGATTACTGCGGCGGAAACGGGGCACGTTGTGTTCGGAACGTTGCACACCACTGGTGCTCAGGGAACGGTAGACCGAATTATCGACGTGTTCCCCACCAGTCAGCAGGACCAGATCCGCACGCAGCTTTCCAGTTCGATTATCGGGATTCTAAGTCAGGCGCTGATGCCCAAGAAACCCAAGGGGCTGGTCGCCGCTTATGAAATGCTGGTCGTTACGCCCGCGATCGCGAACCTGATTCGCGAAGCGAAAACCTATCGTATCAACTCCAGTATTCAGACGGGACGTAAATTCGGGATGCAACTGCTCGACGATGCGTTGTTCAATCTGTGGCGCGACGGGTTGTGTGAAGAAAAAGATGTTGTCATTCGCTCCAATAATCCCGGCGAGTTGAAAGCCAAGATTGCGATGGCCAAGAAGGGCCTCCTGGAAGATGACGATGATGACGACGAAGACGATGACTTTGAGGATTGA
- a CDS encoding GspE/PulE family protein: MADDWMQQLVDDGYLGPAQLDEASSLASSMGISPGEALVKLGYVGAEVIAQAQASMYGYEFVELEGLEIPQSVIELVPESMARENTVIPVGMRGDSLQIALHDPMKYEVLDKLRFIINRDIDVVMAPIEAIQAAINRHYGQSETESVDTMLKEFTETQIDITATELATSTSVEEEDETAPVIRLANLIISEAVNMRASDIHVEPFEDRIRIRYRIDGSLIERDSPPRRLLSALVSRFKIMAKMDIAEKRRPQDGRIKTTISGKDYDLRVSILPTNHGQAVVMRILDRDNIKVGIRNLGFSEENYRRFQTIIRRPNGIFLVTGPTGSGKTTTLYSALGELNRPDRKIITAEDPVEYYLPGINQVEVKHSIGLDFSRIIRAMLRQAPNVILVGEIRDVETAEMAIQASLTGHLVFSTLHTNDAPSSITRLIDMGVQPFLVASSVMAVMAQRLVRVVCGKCVEQYTPDPGELEYLGITSSQMEKAIFNRGKGCNTCSHTGFKGRKAVFELMMMNSAIREMTFRSEASQNIRRQAILHGMKSLAEDATDKALLGITTLSEAMKLAKGMDS, encoded by the coding sequence ATGGCCGATGATTGGATGCAACAGTTAGTCGATGATGGATATCTTGGTCCCGCGCAGCTGGACGAAGCCTCCAGTCTGGCCAGTTCGATGGGGATTTCACCTGGGGAAGCACTGGTCAAGCTGGGCTACGTGGGAGCCGAGGTGATCGCCCAGGCCCAGGCATCCATGTATGGTTATGAGTTTGTTGAGCTGGAAGGCCTGGAAATTCCCCAGTCCGTGATCGAACTCGTGCCGGAATCCATGGCCCGTGAAAACACGGTTATTCCGGTGGGGATGCGGGGGGATTCACTGCAGATTGCCCTGCATGACCCAATGAAATACGAAGTTCTGGACAAGCTGCGATTCATTATTAACCGCGATATCGATGTGGTGATGGCCCCCATCGAAGCGATTCAGGCCGCAATCAACCGGCATTACGGTCAAAGTGAGACTGAGTCGGTCGATACGATGCTGAAAGAGTTCACTGAAACTCAGATTGATATCACCGCGACCGAACTGGCGACGTCCACCAGTGTGGAAGAAGAGGACGAGACTGCCCCCGTTATCCGTCTGGCTAACCTGATCATCAGTGAAGCGGTTAATATGCGGGCCAGTGATATTCATGTCGAGCCCTTCGAAGACCGGATCCGGATTCGGTACCGGATCGATGGTTCGCTGATCGAGCGAGACAGCCCTCCCCGCCGTCTGCTCTCCGCCCTGGTCTCCCGTTTCAAGATTATGGCGAAAATGGATATCGCCGAAAAACGTCGTCCTCAGGACGGTCGTATCAAGACCACCATTTCCGGTAAGGACTATGACCTGCGTGTCAGTATTCTCCCAACCAACCATGGCCAGGCAGTGGTCATGCGTATTCTGGACCGGGATAACATTAAAGTCGGGATTCGAAACCTCGGATTCTCGGAAGAGAACTACCGCCGCTTCCAGACGATCATTCGGCGCCCCAACGGCATCTTTCTCGTGACGGGGCCGACGGGGAGTGGTAAGACTACAACTTTGTATAGTGCTCTGGGTGAGCTGAACCGACCCGACCGGAAGATCATTACCGCCGAAGACCCGGTCGAATACTATCTGCCGGGTATCAATCAGGTGGAGGTGAAGCACAGCATCGGCCTGGACTTCTCCCGAATTATTCGTGCCATGTTGCGACAGGCCCCCAACGTGATCCTCGTGGGGGAAATTCGCGATGTGGAAACTGCTGAGATGGCAATTCAAGCATCTTTGACAGGACACTTGGTATTCAGTACTCTACATACGAACGACGCGCCCAGTTCTATTACACGTTTGATCGATATGGGTGTTCAGCCGTTCCTCGTGGCTTCCAGTGTGATGGCGGTCATGGCACAGCGTCTGGTGCGTGTTGTCTGTGGTAAATGTGTGGAGCAATACACACCCGATCCAGGGGAGCTGGAGTACCTCGGTATCACCTCCAGCCAGATGGAGAAAGCGATCTTCAATCGAGGCAAGGGCTGTAACACATGTTCACACACAGGCTTCAAAGGGCGTAAGGCGGTTTTTGAACTGATGATGATGAATTCCGCTATACGTGAGATGACTTTCCGCAGTGAGGCTTCACAAAACATTCGGCGGCAGGCCATCCTGCACGGGATGAAATCACTTGCAGAGGATGCTACTGATAAGGCCCTGCTGGGCATCACAACACTCTCGGAAGCAATGAAGCTGGCCAAGGGCATGGATTCTTAA